The Methylocella tundrae genome contains the following window.
CCGCGGATCCGAGCAAGTCTCTGGCCGCTGCGGAAAGATTATCTCGCCTCGGCGCCGGGGAACCGGCGGGTGCGGATTTTTCGAGCGTCATGAGAACGAGCAATTCGAGCGATGCGGAATTGCGGAGCATAGTGGCCAAGATGAGCGCAAGCCCATCCGCCGCGGCTACGTCTCCAATGGACGCGCGGACGAAGGCATACAAGGGCGTTGAGGAACTCGTTCTGCAAAACCTTGTCGAGAACATGTTGCCGAAGGAAGGCAGCGGCGTCTTTGGAAGCGGAACCGCCGGTGATGTGTGGAGGTCTATGCTGGCCGAACAATTGGCCAAGCAAATTGGCAAGACGGTAGACCTCGGCCTAGATAAAAGAGCCGACGCTACGCATGGCGCGGTTCACGCAAGGCTACCGGATCCGCACGTGACCGGGAGGCAATCGTGAGCTTGACCGATGGCAAGCTCGCGACCGAGCTTATGCATGAGCCCGGCGCTGTCGGGCGCCTCTCGCCGCCAACGCGTCCTGGCGGCCCGGCGGCGCAGCGAGAAGACCCTGATGCTGCAGAGAGAAGCGCGCTCCCTGAAGGTGAAAAGTCGAGGCCGATGCTGGAGACCTTCTTCAACGCGGTGGAAAAGCTCGAATCTCTGCTTGATCTTGAGACACAGCTACTCAGGCAGAACAAGCCGGTAGCGTTGCATGATTTTAATCATAAGAAGAGCCATGGACTGCTCGAACTCAGCCGGGCGATGAGCGCGTGCCGGGCGCATGATCGTTCGACGTTCGACTTTGAGGCCAGGGCGCCGTTGGGGCGATTGCGGACGAAACTGGAGAGCAACCTCGCCAGCCTACAGACACATCTGACAGCGGTTGGAGAAATCGCGGCGATCATTGCGCGCGCCATCCAGGATCATGAATCGGATGGGACCTATTCTATAAGGCGTTATACGCGGAGCGACAGGGAATGATCCGGCTTGTCGCTAGCTGTCTATGGATTTGCGTAGCGACGCTGATGTCGGCCTATGTTGGCGCAACCTGGAAAGCCGGCGCCGGGCAGGTGAAGTCGGCGCCGCGACAATTCGAGCATTTGGAGCATAAAAAGACTGAAGCCATAAGCGTTCCGATGATTGCCGACGGTGACATCACAGGCTACGTCGTCGCGCAGTTCATCTATCTCATTGATCCGGAAGCTCTGAAGCAGATGTCGGTGCCGCCAGATGTGTTCATCACGGATGAGGCTTTCCGGAAGCTTTATGTGGATAAGGTTGATTTCAATCATCTGGAAAAATACGACGTCGCTGCTCTGACGAAGGATCTTGTGAAGAGAGTCAATCAACGGCTCGGCGGCGACATCATCAAAGACGTGCTGGTCGAACAATTTAATTATGTCCCGAAGCAAGACATCTCCAAATGATGGCCGCCTTTCCTGGCGCTCCTTAGCGAGCCCGGGAGCGAGCGTCACAATGCGCGGAATCGGTAGGCGATCGCTTATGAGCAGGAAAGGGTGAAACGATGATCTTCGAAAGGCTGACATGGGTTGGGTTCATGATCGTAGCTGCGGGATGGGCGCTGTTGTTTTCTGCGCCCCAGTTGACCAACTTCATGGCGCAGGCGTCAGGACGCTCCCTCGGGGTGGCGACAATCGATATACCGACGATCGCGCAAGGCGCAATTATGACCGGGTTCGGCATCGGAATTCTCGGCGCCCTGCAAACCGGTTTCGGAGCGTTGAACAGGTTTTTCGAAGCTGTGCTCGAACGGTCTCAACACGCCAGGCCGCAGTCAGGAGCGCCAACTCCCGCCAATCCCATGGTTCATGCTGCGACGCCCGCTCCCGGTCAAGCTGTGACCAAGGCTATCGTTAAACCACAACCCTCCCAGCCAAGGAAGATCCTGGAGCGTGGGTGGGTCAAAGATCGAGCCTATGTGCTGTTTACCGACGGCAGCGTCGAGGTTGAGACAATGCTGGGGCGGCGCATGTTCCCTTCGCTTCAGGATGCGCAGGAATTTATTGCGTGATGTGCGGGCCACAGGCGGTAGGCCCGAGGGGCGGTCGCAATGCGTGAGCGGGCATGGACTTCTGGAATGGGCGGCTTTCAAAAGGGGCGGCGGATGGACGGTTTGCGTAGGGAAAAGGGCAGGTCAAAGCAGAGCGAGACGGAACAGCCGGCTTCGACCTTCCGGCAAACGCATGTGCGAGGGCGCGTTCTTTTCGGCATCGGGTTGATGCAAGGCGCGCCGAAGGCGGGGGCGCCGTCTCACGCGCAGATCTCGGCGCTGCACGGCTTTGCTTTGACGCTCGATCATGGGCTTGTCGCGGCGGGGATTGCCGCTGCGATAGGTTCGGCAGGTTTTGCCGGCTTCATGATCGCGCGCGACAACAGTCACCCAATGTTTGGCGGCATTGAGCATCTGATGATTTTCGCGCAGCCGATCGGTGGTCAGGCGAGCCATCGATCGCCGCAGATGGATCAATCAGAGAGCCATAAAGTCGATTTTAACGTGACAGGTTCGATCGATCAGGCTGCGTTGAACGCGAGCGCCGAACGACCGCGTCCGGACAAAGAGCCCGACGTGAAGCATGGCGCTGTTAAAGGTTATGTTCTCCGCTTTGCGCCGAAAGGCGGCTTGTTGGCGGAAGGACCGAAAGGATCTTACGTCGCAATGCCCGGAACCGTGCTGCCGGACGCCGGACGCATTCTTTCAATCGAGAACAGGAGCGGTCGATGGCTTATCACCACCGAGAAGGGGGTGATCGCCGAGACCGGCCTATAACAAAATTGCATGCCTGCCTTTTCAATGTTGGCGAGGCGTTTCAGCCGTCAGTCGCGTAATGGCGGCCGCGCAAACATGCGAGCTGCAGCCGGCTTATCTTAAGCGACGCTGGCGATTGAATGAAACAAAGACCGAGTTCGCGGTCCTTTCGCCAAATGACGTAGGCGTCGATCAGCCGTTCCGGATAGTCTTCATAGAGCCGCATTGCGACGGGGGCCGGGACATCGCCAAGGAGCCGCACCCGCGCGCCCCTGTCGGACCGGTCGTAAATCTGGCATTCAATTAAAAATGCGTTTTGGCGATTGAGGATCTTTCCTGATCTGAGGCGCGTGCGGCGTCTACGCGCCGCCCGTCTTTCGACGCGCTTTATGGTGTCGTGGACGCAATAGGCGAAGTCCCGCGCAACACGCCCTTGAACCAGAACCGCGACTTTGCGCGCCTGCGCAAATGGGCGAGGCGAGCCGGAATCCACGGTCAATCGACGGCCCATGATGTTGCTCCTGCAGGACGCGGCGGCGAACGGCGCGCCTGCATCCTAACGCATGAATGCAAAAGCGAATGCGTGATCGCAGGCTTTGGTAAACGCTGTAAGCAGCATCGCCTTCGCGCCGCTGCGCGCAGCCGTCATGCTTGCTCGTGCTGTATAAGGTGCGATATAAGACAATCTCTGCTCGCAGGCGCTAGAGCATATTCCGATCAGATCGGTTCGATCTGATCGACAAGAATATGCTCAAGCTTTTGAATCTGGATCGATTTCTGATCGATCGAATGACTCCTTTCGATCGGAAAGCGCTCTAAAGCGTCGGGAACAAAAATTCGAAGAGGAGATCTGCATGCGGTTTTTCGCCCGCCGCGCGTTCAATGCGCTCGCCTTGTGCCTGGCTCTGGCGCGCCCCGGCCTGCCGCAGACAGCCTCGGCTCAGACGGCGGCCACCGCGGGCCCTACTGTTTTTGCGGCAGCCAGCATGAAAACCGCCCTTGACGCGATCGCAGCCTCCTGGACCGCGCAAACCGGCAAGGCGCCCGCGATCGTTTATGGATCTTCCGCTGTTCTCGCCAAGCAGATCGAGCAGGCCGCGCCGGCGGACATTTTCATCGCGGCGGACGTAAACTGGGCCGACTATCTGGAGAAAGCAAAATTGCTTCGACCAGGGACGCGCCGGAACGTTCTCGGCAATGCGCTGGTCCTGATCGAACCGGCGGATTCCAATATCACCCTGAAGATCGAGCCGGGCTTCGACCTTGCCGGCGCGACGGGCGACGGCCGAATCGCCGTTTGCACCATTGCGTCTTGCCCTGGGGGCATTTACGCCAAGCAGTCGCTGGAAAAGCTTGGCGTTTGGGATAAGGTCGAGCCGAAGCTCGCGCAGGCGGATAATATCCGCTCGGCATTAAACCTCGTCTCGCGCGGCGAAGCGCGTTTTGGCATCGTTTATGCCACGGACGCCAAGGCTGATCCCAAGGTGAAGGTCGTCGACACATTTCCGGACTCGACGCATAGCCCGATCGTTTATCCGGTCGCCGTTCTGGAAGGCTCGAAGAATAGCATGGCCGCATCATTTGTCGCTTATCTGTCGTCGCAGGCGGCGACCAAGATTTTGCTGGATCAAGGCTTTACGGTTTTGTCGAAATAGCCTCGCCGACGTCGCTCCGCGACAGGGATCAACCGGATCAAATGAGCGCTTAAGTGTTGGATTTATCGCCCGATGAATGGACAGCGATCTGGCTCTCTTTGAAGATCGCGGTCGTCGCCACAATGGCGAGCCTTCCCTTTGGCGTTTTCACGGCCTATGCGCTGGCCCGCTGGAAATTTCCTGGCAAGACGCTCGTCAATGGCGTGGTCCATCTGCCCCTCGTCCTGCCGCCCGTCGTCACCGGCTTTATCCTGTTGATCCTGCTCGGCCGCAAAGGCGTTTTCGGACCGTTTCTCGCCAGCATCGGCATTGTCTTGTCGTTTCGCTGGACAGGCGCCGCCGTCGCCTGTGCCGTGATGGGATTCCCGCTGATGGTGCGCGCCATGCGCCTGTCGTTCGAGACCATTGACCGAAGGCTCGAACTGGCCGCCGGAAGTCTCGGCGCCAGCGGCGTCTGGACCTTTTTGCTGGTCAGCCTTCCTCTCGCCGTTCCAGGAATCATTGTCGGGGCAATTCTCGCTTTCGCGAAGTCGCTCGGAGAGTTCGGCGCGACGATCACCTTCGTCTCCAATATTCCCGGCGAGACGCAGACGATCTCGGCGGCGATCTACACCTTTACGCAAGTCCCGGGTGGGGACATCGGAGCCATGCGTCTGACGGCGGTCGCCATCGTCATTGCGCTTTTTGCGCTGATCGCTTCGGAAATCATTCAGCGCTGGGCTGAAAAACGCGTTGCGAGCTTTGAATGATCGAGATCCGGGTCGGTCTTGATCTGGCCACGTTCAAACTCGACGTGGCCTTCGCCGACGGCCGGGGCATCACGGCGCTATTCGGGCAGTCGGGTTCAGGCAAATCCTTAACGCTCAGTCTGATCGCCGGCCTGAGGCGACCGGATCGCGGCTTCATCAAGCTTGATGGCGAACTGTTGGTCGATGTCGAGAAGCGCATCTTCGTGCGGCCGCATCGCCGCCGCATTGGTCTTGTGTTCCAGGACTCGAATCTCTTTCCCCATTTGAGCGTGCAGCAAAATCTCCTCTTCGGCCGATGGTTCGCGCCGCGCGGCGCGCGGCAGATCGAATTCGACGCCGTCGTTGAGACCCTGGGGATCCGGCCCCTGCTGCCGCGTCGCCCGGCGCGGCTTTCCGGCGGCGAACGCCAGCGCGTCGCGATCGGCCGCGCGCTTTTGTCTTGCCCGAGGCTTCTCCTTTTCGACGAGCCTCTGGCCGCGCTCGACACAGCGCGCAAGCTCGAGATCCTGCCTCTCATCGAGCGTATTCGGGACGACTTCAAAATCCCGATCGTCTATGTCTCGCATGCGGTGGAGGAGGTGGTGAGGCTTGCCTCTTTGGTGGTTGTTCTCGAAAATGGGAAGGTGAAAGCGATCGGCGATGCGAATGAAGTCTTTGGCGCCGCTGCCGCTGGTTCGCTCGAAGACCGGTTCGATCGCTCATCGGTGCTGACGGTGACGGTCGGCGGCAGCAACGCAGCCTATGAGTTGACGCAGCTGAAACATCCCGCTGGAACAATATGGCTCGCGGGGCCCGCGGGCCCGCCAGGCCGGTCCGTGCGGATTGTCGTCAAGGCCACCGACGTCGTGCTTGCGAAAGAATCGCCGCACGACGTGAGCATTCGCAATGTCCTGTCCGGCGCGGTCGAGTCGATCGAGACCCAGGGTCCCTTTGCTATGGTCGAGGTCGCGCTTGATGGCGGCGGGCGCCTCGCCGCTGTCGCAACGCGCCTCGCCGTGGACGAACTTCATCTCGACCGGGGCGCGAAGGTCTTCGCTTTGATCAAGTCGACCGCTCTCGATGAGCGCGCCGTTGGCGAGGCGCCGCACCCTTGACGATTTCGCATGGAAGTGAACCATGCTCGTCATCATCACTTCTCGCCATCACTTCTCACGGCGAAAAAACTGCGCGGCTTTCGGGCGTGTTCCTCGGCTCGGAGCTAAACCTTCTCCGGAGAATCCGCTTTGGGCCTCTTGACAGGCATGATCTGCAAACCCACCTAACGCCAGCAATCTTTCGATAATTGTAAAACCATCGAAATGTTGCGTGCATTTGCAAGGTGGAGTGTCATGAGCAAATTATCCGGCAAAGTAGCCATCGTCACGGGCGCGTCAAAAGGCATTGGCGCCGGCATCGCAAAGGGGCTGGCGGCGGAGGGGGCGGCGGTCGTCGTGAACTATGCTTCGAGCAAGGAGAGCGCTGAGCGGGTCGTCGCCGACATCAAGGCGAAAGGCGGAACAGCGATCGCCGTGCAAGGCGATGTCGCCAAAGCGGCCGATGTAAAGAAGATTTTTGCCGAAACGACGCAAAAGTTGGGACGGCTCGACATTTTGGTCAATAACGCCGGCGTCTACAATCTTCTGCCGATCGAGGCGTTAACTGAAGACGACTTTCATCGCCATTTCAACATCAACGTTCTCGGCCTCTTGCTCGCGACACAGGAGGCGGTCAAAGTTTTCGGCGAGGAGGGCGGCAGCGTCATCAACATCGGCTCCGCCATAACAAGCATCAATCCGCCGCAGACGGTTGTTTATACCGCCACGAAAGGCGCGGTCGACTCCGTGACGCGCGTGCTCGCGAAGGAGCTCGGGCCGAAGAAAATCCGGGTCAATTCAATCAATCCAGGCGTGATCGAAACCGAAGGCACGACCGCCGCCGGCATCATCGGGAGCGACTTTGAAAAGCAGTTTATCGCGCTGACGCCGCTTGGGCGCACCGGCCAGCCCGAAGACGTCGCGCTCGTGGCGGCGTTCCTCGCCTCCGACGAATCGCGCTGGGTCACAGGCGAAACGCTGGCGGTTTCAGGCGGCTTGCGATAGAGCAAAGCAGCTAGGGCGGCAGGCCGATTCCGGTCATGCCGCATGATGGACGAGAGTGTTTGAGCGGACCGGCCTGATCTCGTCGGGACGGTTCGGTTTCTGCTAGGAGTGCGATCGATTCAACGCGTTACGCTCCGGGGAGAGGGATGTCGGAATCGCTTGGCGTAACGCTGACGGAGGATCAGCTTCTCTTGATCGCGAAAGCTCTGGGCGACCGGCGCCGGTACGAAATCCTGAAACATCTTGGCGAGCGGCATGATGCGCTCTCCTGCGTCGCTGTGCGCGATTGCACCGGCATTAACCCGGCGACGCTGTCCCATCATATGAAAGAACTCGAAACGGCGGGGCTGGTGGAGGTGATGCGGGAGGGCAAATTCGCCAGCTACGTTCTGCGGCGGGATGTACTCGAGGCGTTCCACCGGCGGTTGAGGGAGGATCTCGCCTGAGAGAACGCCGGCGGATCGCTGTGGAAGACAGCGCGGCGGGACGTTAAAGCGTAGTGCGGCCTTTCCGGCTGGTCCATGAGAGCCCGAGTGAGCCAGTCGCCGGCCGGAGGGGCTCTGTTACGGCGATCCCCGCCTGAGCCAGGTCACGGAGGCGAAAGCGCCGAGCCAGGATCCGAGAGCGGCGAAGAGAACATAGGCTGGATTCTGCGTGTAGCTGATCACTGCGAAGGCGGAGAGAAGATACCAGATGCCGCTCCAGTTCGCCGCCCAAAGCCGGCGTCTGGCGGCGACCGCCGCGGTGAAAAGGACATAGGCCGCGTCGGTCACCGCCGTGCATGCGAGGACCCCTGCGGCGACCAATGGATCAATGGCGATCGTCAAAGTCATCTCCCCAATTCAGCCTTGCGCAGCCTAAACGAAGCTCCGCCGGGGGCGCAGAGTTTTTCGCAACGGAACACCGTTCGGCAGAGAAACGCGGATCCGGTCTCGCAGGGAATGATGCTTCGGCGAGACGCGCTTGCATGAGCCGGTTTCGCCTTCAATCAGAGTCCCGTTCCCGCTGGTTCGCTGGGCTGCGCGCCAGCAAGTATCAGTCATAGCAGATGATCTCCCGCTCGCCGCGAAAGATGGAAGGCGGCCGATTCAAAAGGCCTTTGCGGCGTCGCCGACGCCTTCGTCGTCTCTGCGCCGTCGTGGGGGGAGAAACGGTCGGAATGATCATCGACGGATCGGCTGGCGTTTGCATCGCAGGTCGCGCCGCAATGAGCCTCGCCAACGAGCGCGCGGGAGGCGCGGTCAACGCCGGCACAGCGAAAAAAGCGGCCCAGTAGCGCTGCGCGTTCGCCAAGCTCGAGCGACCACGCGCTTCCTGCAAAATGACGCAGAGTTCGGGATCCTGATGCGCGAGGCTGACGCGATAGAGCGGCCGGTCCCGCCTTTGGCCGCGCGCGATCGCGACGCCGAAATAATTCACCACCGGAACGCTGAGATGCATTTTCATGCCTCGAAGACGTCGCCGGATGGTGACGCAGCGCGGGCTGATGAGGACCGTCCGACATCCGCCATCGGCGCGTGGATCTGGTCCAACGCGTGCTATGATCTCCGTCTTGGCCTCCCTATCGAACCGCGGATGTCGCATCATTCGCCTGTGTCGGGCATATGTGAGGGAGCGAAGAATCGGCGAGGGGAAAGCTCGATCTTGCTAAATTTTCTCGTCAACAGACTGTGAAATCACTCTTGTTGAACGGATTTTTCGCCGACGGCCTGCTGACCTTGATCTTGGGCGCGCCACCTTGCCCGAGGCTGGCTTCAACCGGCGCGCCGACCGCGGCCCGATCGCGCGACTTTGGGCGCCGCGTTGGCCGGCGTCCTGGAGAAAAGCTTGTGTCACGCAGTGCGGCAGGTTAAGCCAAATTCAGTTTTTTCTCGTGCTCAGAAAAAGTCTTGGCGTCACTCTCTCATGCGGACGGTCTCGTTGCTTCCTTTGAGGAAGCCACTCGACACGCGGGCGAGCTCGCGCTCGCCTTTTTCCGCCATGGCGAGAAGACCAGCGCGATGGTCTCGCACAAGGCCGGCGGATCGCCGGTCACCGAAGCTGATCATCTCGTCGATCGATTTTTGAAGCGGCGATTCGAGGAGTTGCTGCCGGAAGCTGGCTGGCTGTCCGAGGAGACGGAGGATTCGGCGGAGCGCCTGACGAAAAAGCTCGTGCTCGTCGTCGATCCGATCGACGGAACGCGCGCCTTTGCGCTTGGCGAACCCACCTGGGCGATCGCCGTGGCGTTGGTGCGCGATGGCCGGCCCCTGATCGGCATTGTTCACGCGCCGGCGCTCCAGCAGACCTATGTCGCCGTAAAGGACGGCGGGTCCCGGCTCAATGGCGTTCCGATCGAAGTCTCGGGCATCGCGACGCTCGACGCCAGCGCCCGCGTCGGCGCGCCTTTGTTCCTCGCAGAGGAATTGCGTCAGGCCGGACTGACGTTCACCTTGCAGCCGCGGGTCCCCTCGCTGGCGATGCGCATCGCTTATGTCGCTTCGGGCGCCCTCGACGCGGGCTTCGCGTCGGAAAACTCCAATGATTGGGATATCGCGGCGGCCGATCTCATTCTTGAGGAAGCAGGCGGACGTTTGGCCGGTCTCGATGGCGTTGAGCTCGTCTATAACCGCGAGGAGACGCGCCACGGGCTGCTCACCGCCGCGCCGCGCCAGCTTCAATCGCAAATCAATCTTGCGATGCGGCGGGCCCGAGGCTGCGCTCCGGGATGAGCCGTCAAACCATCGTCGCTGGCGTAAATTATGCTTGCGGCGCAGGCTGAGGAAACCACCCTTTGACCCTAGAAACCGCTGGATGATGTCATGAAACGCGCCCCCGCTCCCCAGAAGAAACAGCTCCTTCACTTTGTGTTCGGCGGCGAACTCAAGGAACTGGATCAAACCGAATTCAAAAATCTCGACCAGATCGAAATTGTCGGCCTTTTTCCCGATCACGCCTCCGCAGTGGCGGCGTGGCGCGCCAAGGCGCAGGCGACCGTCGATAATGCGCAGATGCGCTATTTCGTGGCGCACCTTCACCGCCTGCTCGATCCCGAGGAGCATGAGGAAGAAGGCGAAGACCACGAACATTAGAACATTTTCAGCAGAAGCGGACACCGGTCTTGCGTCCGAAAATCCTCTAACCGCTTGAATGAGAGCGGTTTCGAAATGGTTGAGTGATTCCGCTCGACCTGAAACAGCTCTGGAATGATCCGCAGGCTCCGGACATCCGTCGATAGCTGGCGCGAAAGAAGGGC
Protein-coding sequences here:
- a CDS encoding rod-binding protein, translating into MSINPVSDIVLDVARAADPSKSLAAAERLSRLGAGEPAGADFSSVMRTSNSSDAELRSIVAKMSASPSAAATSPMDARTKAYKGVEELVLQNLVENMLPKEGSGVFGSGTAGDVWRSMLAEQLAKQIGKTVDLGLDKRADATHGAVHARLPDPHVTGRQS
- the modA gene encoding molybdate ABC transporter substrate-binding protein, giving the protein MRFFARRAFNALALCLALARPGLPQTASAQTAATAGPTVFAAASMKTALDAIAASWTAQTGKAPAIVYGSSAVLAKQIEQAAPADIFIAADVNWADYLEKAKLLRPGTRRNVLGNALVLIEPADSNITLKIEPGFDLAGATGDGRIAVCTIASCPGGIYAKQSLEKLGVWDKVEPKLAQADNIRSALNLVSRGEARFGIVYATDAKADPKVKVVDTFPDSTHSPIVYPVAVLEGSKNSMAASFVAYLSSQAATKILLDQGFTVLSK
- the modB gene encoding molybdate ABC transporter permease subunit, which translates into the protein MLDLSPDEWTAIWLSLKIAVVATMASLPFGVFTAYALARWKFPGKTLVNGVVHLPLVLPPVVTGFILLILLGRKGVFGPFLASIGIVLSFRWTGAAVACAVMGFPLMVRAMRLSFETIDRRLELAAGSLGASGVWTFLLVSLPLAVPGIIVGAILAFAKSLGEFGATITFVSNIPGETQTISAAIYTFTQVPGGDIGAMRLTAVAIVIALFALIASEIIQRWAEKRVASFE
- the modC gene encoding molybdenum ABC transporter ATP-binding protein — translated: MIEIRVGLDLATFKLDVAFADGRGITALFGQSGSGKSLTLSLIAGLRRPDRGFIKLDGELLVDVEKRIFVRPHRRRIGLVFQDSNLFPHLSVQQNLLFGRWFAPRGARQIEFDAVVETLGIRPLLPRRPARLSGGERQRVAIGRALLSCPRLLLFDEPLAALDTARKLEILPLIERIRDDFKIPIVYVSHAVEEVVRLASLVVVLENGKVKAIGDANEVFGAAAAGSLEDRFDRSSVLTVTVGGSNAAYELTQLKHPAGTIWLAGPAGPPGRSVRIVVKATDVVLAKESPHDVSIRNVLSGAVESIETQGPFAMVEVALDGGGRLAAVATRLAVDELHLDRGAKVFALIKSTALDERAVGEAPHP
- a CDS encoding glucose 1-dehydrogenase; the encoded protein is MSKLSGKVAIVTGASKGIGAGIAKGLAAEGAAVVVNYASSKESAERVVADIKAKGGTAIAVQGDVAKAADVKKIFAETTQKLGRLDILVNNAGVYNLLPIEALTEDDFHRHFNINVLGLLLATQEAVKVFGEEGGSVINIGSAITSINPPQTVVYTATKGAVDSVTRVLAKELGPKKIRVNSINPGVIETEGTTAAGIIGSDFEKQFIALTPLGRTGQPEDVALVAAFLASDESRWVTGETLAVSGGLR
- a CDS encoding ArsR/SmtB family transcription factor, with the translated sequence MSESLGVTLTEDQLLLIAKALGDRRRYEILKHLGERHDALSCVAVRDCTGINPATLSHHMKELETAGLVEVMREGKFASYVLRRDVLEAFHRRLREDLA
- a CDS encoding inositol monophosphatase family protein, producing MASLSHADGLVASFEEATRHAGELALAFFRHGEKTSAMVSHKAGGSPVTEADHLVDRFLKRRFEELLPEAGWLSEETEDSAERLTKKLVLVVDPIDGTRAFALGEPTWAIAVALVRDGRPLIGIVHAPALQQTYVAVKDGGSRLNGVPIEVSGIATLDASARVGAPLFLAEELRQAGLTFTLQPRVPSLAMRIAYVASGALDAGFASENSNDWDIAAADLILEEAGGRLAGLDGVELVYNREETRHGLLTAAPRQLQSQINLAMRRARGCAPG
- a CDS encoding DUF4170 domain-containing protein codes for the protein MKRAPAPQKKQLLHFVFGGELKELDQTEFKNLDQIEIVGLFPDHASAVAAWRAKAQATVDNAQMRYFVAHLHRLLDPEEHEEEGEDHEH